From Brassica oleracea var. oleracea cultivar TO1000 chromosome C3, BOL, whole genome shotgun sequence, a single genomic window includes:
- the LOC106334980 gene encoding two-pore potassium channel 1: MSNDTARNPLLPKDHSPPMAQDFSINSRTSSRKRRLRRSRSAPRGDFTYNDNDVKLDEPHPHPSKIPMFRDLNPNLRRVILLLALYLTVGTLCFYLVRNQISGHKTNGVLDAVYFCIVTMTTVGYGDLVPNSSTSRLLACAFVFSGMVLVGHLLSRAADYLVEKQETLLVRAFHLRQSFGPTEILKELHTNKLRYKCYVTFLVLVVLLLTGTVFLVAYEKMPVIEAFYCVCSTVTTLGYGDKSFNSGTGRLFAVFWILTSTVCLAQFFLYVAELNAETKQRELVKWVLTRRITNNDLEAADLDEDGVVGAAEFIVYKLKEMGKIDEKDISGIMEEFEQLDYDESGTLTTSDITLAQTTSHIQR, translated from the exons ATGTCTAACGACACAGCTCGTAACCCATTGCTACCAAAGGACCACTCACCTCCCATGGCACAAGACTTCAGCATAAACTCAAGAACCTCCTCACGAAAAAGAAGACTCCGCCGCTCTAGAAGCGCTCCTCGCGGCGACTTCACGTACAACGATAACGACGTCAAACTCGACGAGCCTCATCCTCATCCGAGCAAGATCCCAATGTTCAGAGACCTAAACCCGAATCTCAGACGAGTCATCCTCCTCCTCGCTTTGTATCTCACCGTCGGCACTCTCTGCTTCTACCTCGTCAGAAACCAAATCTCCGGTCACAAAACCAACGGTGTCCTTGACGCCGTCTACTTCTGTATCGTCACGATGACGACGGTCGGATACGGCGACCTCGTTCCCAATAGCTCCACGTCGCGGCTCCTCGCGTGCGCCTTCGTCTTCTCGGGGATGGTCCTCGTGGGCCATCTCCTAAGCCGAGCGGCGGATTATCTTGTCGAGAAGCAGGAGACTCTCCTCGTTAGAGCTTTTCATCTGCGTCAGAGCTTTGGTCCGACGGAGATTCTCAAGGAGTTGCATACCAACAAGCTGAGATACAAATGTTATGTGACGTTCCTTGTACTTGTGGTGCTCCTCTTAACCGGTACGGTTTTTCTTGTGGCGTATGAGAAGATGCCGGTTATTGAGGCTTTCTATTGCGTGTGCTCCACGGTTACTACGTTGGGGTATGGGGACAAGAGCTTTAACTCGGGGACTGGGAGGCTTTTCGCTGTGTTTTGGATCTTGACGAGTACTGTGTGTTTGGCTCAGTTTTTTCTTTATGTGGCTGAGTTGAATGCGGAGACTAAGCAGAGGGAGTTGGTGAAGTGGGTTTTGACTAGGAGGATTACTAATAATGATCTTGAAGCTGCTGATCTTGATGAAGATGGTGTTGTTGG AGCTGCAGAGTTTATAGTGTATAAGCTGAAAGAGATGGGGAAGATTGATGAGAAAGATATATCTGGGATTATGGAAGAGTTTGAGCAATTGGATTATGATGAATCCGGAACTCTGACGACTTCTGACATCACTCTAGCTCAGACTACTTCCCATATCCAAAGGTAA